Genomic DNA from Cydia strobilella chromosome 19, ilCydStro3.1, whole genome shotgun sequence:
CATGGTGGCGCTTTTTGTATAGATAAAAGGCAAAGAATGCCAATGATAGAGCCATGATAGAGCCTTTAAGAGCTGTGAAATccctatataagtatgtatgtaagttaacAAGAATTAGAATTTTAAAGTAGGAAGTTCGATTCCTCTGACAAGTGACGTCACATGTTGCAATTTCATACTAAGGAATCGTTTTGACGTTTTATTAAAAGTAACTTATTTGACTAGCTAGCCAGTCCGATTCCCTATAGACTGCCTAGTGTCTACGCTTCACGCTGGATAGAGCCATTCGCACAGGGGGTCTGGCGTCTAGtggcttaaaattaaaaattgaaacttTCATAATGCTTCGCGCCAATGAATAGGGGGGCTTTTGCGCTGGCGTCTACAggtcatgcacgctccctattgaATTTTGGTTGTCGTTACGGACGTGACATCGCGTCCATAGGACTCGAGTAGTTCCGGTCCCCATCATTGTCCCGTTTGATCCGAAGTTACCTTGGGCGGGCGCCCCCGCTTGGGCTGCGGCTGCGACGGCGCAGGCGCAGGCCTGGTGGTGGTGGGGTGCACGCGCAGCTGGTGCGCGCGCAGCAGGTGCTCGGTgtgcgcgcgcggcgacgcCAGGCGCGCGCCGCACGACGAGAACACGCACGAGAATGTGCCCGAGCCTGAAATATCTCATCATTCTTACATGCTGTGACGCTTTAGGTACTTTACGTGATCGCTCGCTACATTCGCTCCTTCATTCTTTGAACGCCAGTCGACCATAGCCTACAAAGATTACAGTATTGAAAGAAATGTATTAACATTCTAATAAAGTTTACTATCGCGTGTTATATAAAATAGTCGCGGAGACGACCTTTTTGCATTAGTCCCACGTCGTAGACATTTGTTATTTGGGACAGCAAACtcgacaaacaaaacaaaaagttaATACATACACATCCATCAGAATTTATTTTCTTCTGCTGCTAAAACTACGAATaaccttttctcaaaaatggacggcaaagtcgacgttgccggttaaaaatttGGTCGCAAAGTGCGTAGtctatggtcagtcaaaaaattaaaaagttaaaaacattgcagtctcgattacggtactttttaaaagttgaagtggccatatcaaatgaaggcataggtccattaaatagccaaacagatgatcagtacttattattataatgttggtactgcgactatttagctgtctcaaataggttggcgtattttcggtagaaaaatacacttcattttttaatttattaaaaaaattaaaaggcggcaaagctAATCTTATCaatagtttttacttttttctgtgaaaatatatacattagaACTTcgcttatgtaaaatatttctattatatttatatttctcgcACCATTTTttagaaaagcactatatatgactcttgtggaaggctacttgctgggtTCGGATTAAATTAAACGCACTctcaaggtcgtccgtttaaaacaaatCCTCAGCCATTAATTATTGTCGAGACTTCCGagtctcgacaataatgtactattaaagcaCTTGCTAGACGGTCGTCGACAAGCCCCTCGGACCGCGTGGCCTTGGTCTGGACGGACCGTGTAGACAGTTGTTTccaacaaaatttcatacacACATTACCAAGGTCACACGGTCTAAAGGCTTGTCAGCGACCGTCTAGAACACGCTTAAAGTTCAATGTCCACCGCGCTAAAGGTCACGGTCTAAGCCGGCATCGCTGTACCAATACCAATATCCATTGCCGGCGCGCTTCACTAAACCTTTGAACAcctatcgtgcgcggcgcggCATCGTGAACCTTGTCCGAacgcacgaaggttgatattgggttgtagccgcgcgcgtcagttgacgtctggCGGTTATAGGGCGATAGTTCGCAGCatattatagtctgcatcttctctaattattttttcgcaaaagacactaatctgttaaacaaaagcctttgttccttttgtgcgtgcgcgtgcccattgttggtgagcgcgtgaccatCGTGTATCAGCGAGAggcatgcgctcaccaacaatgggcacacgcgcgcacaaaaggaacaaaggcttttgtttaacagattagggtttttggcgaaaaaatcatttgagaagatgcagactatacgtCAACGTATAATCGAGAAAAATACAAACTCTCGTCCTCCTGCTGGTCCTGCTGGTCCTGGTGGTCGGGCACATGTTGGGCTACGTGCGCGACGAGCTGCCGCTCGGTGCTGAAGCGGCGCTCGCACAGCGCGCACGcgtgccgcgccggcgcgggcgcatGCGCGGGGCTGCGCGCGCCGTAGTGCGCCTCGCGTCTGAAAACAACACAATTCATATTAGAAGCAGTCAAACTGTCACAAGCTTTCATTTAACTTACAATGTTGCAAATCTTATaagctaaattagacccacttcccgttattcgattgagctaaaacttcACATAATTACATAAGTTGGGTGACAGTGCACtgagataaaacaacgcaagtaacgcaaactaattgtgtttgggtttggtgGAATTATCTCGGGGAGTATTAGTTCCCTGTTGAATGAAAAATACAATCAGCGACAacagattaaattattaaatttttgacaaaaaacttatttcttaTACTTTTTGACGTTTTCGCGGGCCGTAATTCGGGTAGGAGCCAAATGAAAATCGTAAGGTTTCGGGAGACGAATCGGGCCGTAATTTACAGACTGCCGTACTAGAAATAGAATTTAGTCTCATTGTAAGAATTTCACGGCTTCACTAAAAAATGTATAATGTCAAACTTATAGTTTTAAAGAGGACATTATGTACGTACTACTTCATCATCATACTGTCATGGCCCGTTTCGACCACTACTTCTACTATAGAGTTGTCTGTCGGTATCTGTGCCTCGGTCTCGGTGTGTGTGTCTGGCACGCCCAATGTCTATAGATATAAACCGACCCTTACGGCGATTCAGACTTGCATTTTATACGCGCCTATAAGCTCATTTTTGGAAGTGCGTCTAGACCAAATGTAgcgaaatataataataataataaatttatttatttcaagtaacatGACTCATAAAATTTGTTAGTATACAATATTATTTCTTATCCCTAATGttagtacataattaataagttaAACAAAATATGGGCTGCAAGAAACATGCATCTCACAGCAGTGCCTCAAGTATGGACAGTCAAACCTGTCCGCAATAGAGCGCAGGATGGGGTTAGGGCTggcccgcacccgcacccggcgcaccagggatgagCATCGCTTGCGTATGGTCGCGTAAAAGCAATCCATACGCGCCATCGCAAACATCCCAGATGCGCTACAGAAGCGGGGCGGCCCCACCAgcacccggaacgcgttgttatattggacCCGGAGGGCTCCATAGGCTCTCTGCGTATAACACACCCATAAGCTGCACGTGTATAAAGATGTACAAAAGGCTCTAAACAATGTAACTTTAACTTCTTTTGTACAGCGCGCATACTTACGTGCGATCATGTTAGCCCTCACAGATAGGGCCCTCCGTTCCCGCTCTATATCCATATTATCCTTCATATAGCGCGCGTGTAAACTCGTAACGCCGATAGACGCAGAAAAAAACGCTAGTCTGAAACCGCTCCTAGTGAGACTAGTGAGAGCGACGATTCTAAACCCTCAGGTGGCTGACAGTAAGCAAAAAAAACTCGTCACGCTCTCACGCTTCGCGTAGTTCCACCTACCTCTGCTCTTCAAGAAGCAAGTGTGATACAAGAAGGCTTGCACTTATGTCCTCACTGTACGCCAGTCCTTCGTCTTTAACCCCCCCACGTGTGTACTTAATCATATGTAAAATGTGTACCTGTGCGTGTACATGTGGTTGCGCTGCTGGAACTGCTGGCCGCAAATGGTGCAGTCGTAAGTACTCTCTACGGCGCGACCGCCCAGGTGCCGCTTGCGGTGCTGATTCAGGTTCGTAACCTGCGAACAAATCGTGCAATTTCAACCTCATATATACGAGGATAAGAACTTTTTATGATATGATGAAAATAACTTCAGTTTTGGGCCGAAAATGTAGATAAATTTGTTTAATTGGAACTTGTCAACTTCGTAAGTAAAGTCACTATCAACTAAGCGTTAAAAATGGGTCAAGAACATTCCGGAAAACCTTTTCTGTAAACGTTACAAAAGTAGTTTGGTTACATTTTCTACAACTTTAAAGTAGTAGAAGGTTTTAACGAGCCTATAAGGACAAAGTTAGAAAATTtggctttaaagtttattttatattttataatgtccACAGGAAAGTCACATTACCTTCCTAAAAAGAAGGTTTTTGACTTATAATAGTAGATGTGTGTTACCTGTGCATAGGCCTTGTTGCAGCCGGGCTCCGGACACGCGAAGGGCCGCTCGCCGGTGTGCAGCCGCACGTGGTTGTTCAGGTTCGTCACCTACCAATCAGATCACATTATATATAAGCctctaagtgccagttgcaccatccgcacttgacagactgatcaacatcatccggcgcgccgcggcagtttactatgaaactctccatacaataaaattttgcgaactctttaacgatcaccAACAGTTAGTGCAACCGGCCCTAAGTCTAAGTATTCTtagttggaccaagctaactctgcatggaatAGGTAGTTAATGtcgaatttctatgaaaatatgccgttaATAATTATACTCCCTCACTTTGTCCTATTGAAAtaggtgcaaagttagcttagacggactttaatgttctttaagta
This window encodes:
- the LOC134750387 gene encoding zinc finger protein 569-like isoform X1, with protein sequence MDKCGICDKPAVQLFETGKDGVYACFKCQPLVPEVTIEDDVAVEEVSDPLDVSEEGNGSLLCGICHKTFQKNTQLQNHLRNHRAERRFVCTYCNKAFSQSNNLRAHLRIHTNERPYKCNECGKAFTQVTNLNNHVRLHTGERPFACPEPGCNKAYAQVTNLNQHRKRHLGGRAVESTYDCTICGQQFQQRNHMYTHRREAHYGARSPAHAPAPARHACALCERRFSTERQLVAHVAQHVPDHQDQQDQQEDESSGTFSCVFSSCGARLASPRAHTEHLLRAHQLRVHPTTTRPAPAPSQPQPKRGRPPKIIKVGSMVNFKDSIFNDVKIIKQESQFLPKLKVQSLFQ
- the LOC134750387 gene encoding zinc finger protein 664-like isoform X3, translating into MDKCGICDKPAVQLFETGKDGVYACFKCQPLVPEVTIEDDVAVEEVSDPLDVSEKNTQLQNHLRNHRAERRFVCTYCNKAFSQSNNLRAHLRIHTNERPYKCNECGKAFTQVTNLNNHVRLHTGERPFACPEPGCNKAYAQVTNLNQHRKRHLGGRAVESTYDCTICGQQFQQRNHMYTHRREAHYGARSPAHAPAPARHACALCERRFSTERQLVAHVAQHVPDHQDQQDQQEDESSGTFSCVFSSCGARLASPRAHTEHLLRAHQLRVHPTTTRPAPAPSQPQPKRGRPPKIIKVGSMVNFKDSIFNDVKIIKQESQFLPKLKVQSLFQ
- the LOC134750387 gene encoding zinc finger protein 569-like isoform X2, which produces MDKCGICDKPAVQLFETGKDGVYACFKCQPLVPEVTIEDDVAVEEVSDPLDVSETFQKNTQLQNHLRNHRAERRFVCTYCNKAFSQSNNLRAHLRIHTNERPYKCNECGKAFTQVTNLNNHVRLHTGERPFACPEPGCNKAYAQVTNLNQHRKRHLGGRAVESTYDCTICGQQFQQRNHMYTHRREAHYGARSPAHAPAPARHACALCERRFSTERQLVAHVAQHVPDHQDQQDQQEDESSGTFSCVFSSCGARLASPRAHTEHLLRAHQLRVHPTTTRPAPAPSQPQPKRGRPPKIIKVGSMVNFKDSIFNDVKIIKQESQFLPKLKVQSLFQ